The following DNA comes from Lepidochelys kempii isolate rLepKem1 chromosome 9, rLepKem1.hap2, whole genome shotgun sequence.
agtctgagcagcggagtaggctgttgattgactccctcacttcatgggaatctgcctcagagatcgcCACAAAACTTTCATGTTGATACTGGGCAGTTCGCTGCCTCAGGTTCTTtcgcagagctgctttgttttttgccccattaagggtaactttcccatgTCACTCTGCCGTCacggaggaggaggggaaaggttACCATTGCTGTACACAGGCGAGCCCCATAGGACCAAGGCGGAAGCTGCAGTCTtcgagaagaccctcccttggttccctgctcaccctcagcagtgagagatcttccataatgaacacagcctgtggaaaatgtggggacagtaatgattataagccTCCCCACccactacagtgctggctctccccaagagccacatgcccagacTACAGTACGGTTCTGGGACACTGATTACCCCTACCCCTGTGGTTACTTGctattttgggggtcttgtggctcatggggtcagccagttagtgacaggtatgtgaatagtggctgtgttttaaattggtggtctgtgtgttgcaaacaatagtgcttctgtaaaatgttgcattttggcttcacagatgtGGCCTGGggtgcccagcctccctctttgttatttcTGGCTGaacggctgtgcagaattagtaagaggccacgaagaactaaagaggacttccTTTGTGATGTCACGATGCACTCTgtggccgaaaaacaagaattgaaggagtggtgggacagcaaGAAGAAGGACCAAAAGGAGAACGCAGTGTGCCAGAACGAAGCcatggagcggctcttaaacattatggagcgccaagcagacacgCTCCAGGTGCTACTAGCACTACAAACCAAGCAGTTCCgcacctgccctcccctgcagccgctgtcacaaCTCTTTCCCATACATcccccagacaccgccaacactcttatcaacctcctggctccagtctgtaccctatgcgttccactcctgccccatcgcAGTCCAGCCCTGTGGACTCCCGGTagccactgcactcaacacccatccctctgcagttaaGCCCtcctgaagtacagtacccgcttCACTGTACTCCAGAGGAcaaggttgcatatgatacctggacaaaCACAAATCTTTAACTATCCAGggaccccacctcttcctgggaccttcccttcccccatcctccacagtgctgatgggttttggttttttgtgtgtctctttctctcctctggtggttgttttttaataaaataatggttttggtttgaaagcaatctttattccattaattgaaagcaaacagaaccctgcaaagcaacaggcacttTTCTTAAAACTTCACAGTGCcttgtctgcaccaatcacaatcacctcctagcattacaagcactgcactcccaagcatagcaacaaatattagtggctttcagcttcaaattgctgcctcaaggcatccctgatccttatggccccacgctgcgcccctctaatagccctggtctctggctgttcaattTCAGCCTCCAGCGCTGAGCCTCAGCGGTTCgctcttcccttcacaaatattatgaagTGTACAGCACAAGGCTATAAGCATAgaaatattgtcatcagccaggtccagcttcccatataggcagcgccagcaggcctttaaatggccaaaagcacagtcaacagtcattctgcagttgctcagcctattgttgaaccactctttgctgctgtcaagatgccccgtgtatggcttcataagccatggcattaaggggtaagcagggtctcccaggattacagtgggcatttcaacttcccctacagtgatcttctggtccaagaagaaagttcctgcttgcagcttctgaacaggccagtgttccaaagcATGAGTGCGTcgtgcacctttctggaccagcctgtgtCAATACCTGTGAAATGCCcccggtgatccacaagcacctggagaaccattgagaaataccccttgcgattaatgtactcagtggctaggtggtctggtgccagaattggaatattcATGCCATCTGTTgtccctccgcagttagggaagcccatttgtgcaaagctatCCACAATAtcacgcacattgcccagagtcatggtctttcggaGCAGAATGcggttaatggccctgcacacttctgtcaacacaagtccaatggtcgactttcccactctgaactggttagcgaccgatcagtagcaatctggagtagccagcttccacagtgcaatcaccatgtGCTTCTCCAACGACAGAGCAGCTCTCGTTCTTGTGTCCTTGCACCTTAGGGCTGGGACGAGCTCATCATGTTGTCCcagaatgtggctttcctcatgcgaaagttctgcagccaccgcTCATCATCCCAAACGTGCATcgcgatgtgatcccaccacttagtgcttgtttcccaagcccaaaagcagcgttccactgtggtcagcacctcaaATGCCACACGCAGtctcgtgtcgtagctactacgtgtggcgagatcaatgtcaagctcctcttgcctttatagtttaaggaataaccccactgccactcgtgacgtgttagtgagagcgagcagcatattggtcagcagtgcgggatccattcctgcagaccgaagaggcagagcagcagtacACAAAGctattgaaagatggtgccaaatgcggacagaagcacagggatcgctgggatgcgaagcaatgcatcctggggcattgggacaggagacaggatgccctgcgaccccctccgccttcccacagctcttagtggcagaagaggaagaggtgctctgtgggatagctgcccagagtgcaacGTTCCGAAtactgctgcaagtgtgaacacgctattgtgcaggcagctggcaGTGTGAACAcgcaacagcggtttcccttcagcgctctttgagcggcgctgtaactgccGGCGATGTAACTCTGCCACTGTAGGCGTACCCTAAGTTTCattcctcccttctccttcctgctTTGCTAAATGCGCGCTCCCTAGCATGGTTGGAGTTAACAGGAGGGATGGCCAAAGCATACTATTGTGCATCTCAATAATGTTGTTTAATCAGATTTACCAATGACTTAAGTACGTTTGCAAAGCAACAAGGGAACTCCTACAATGGAACTTGGGTACTGTGTATGTCACAAGTGAATGCTTCAATAGGCCATTATACACACCAGTGAAATTAGTCGGTTAGTGAGGCAGGtcagtatttttttccccttgccccCCGGAAGGGTGAAACTGAGGAACACCATGGTTGACTTGCCTGAGATCACACAGCAAATCAACAGCAGAGCTAGAAATAGCTCCTAATTCCCAGTCTCAAGCTCTAATACTGTACTAAACTCACGAGTTGTATGGTGCAGAGCCAGTTATGGCATGGCAAAGTGccctcctttgctttctttctgtgTGCATGCTTAGCTACCAGACACGCTGTCTCTGCAGCACAACCGTCtgtagcaggggaggggaggctgcatgCAGTTTTCAGATCGCTACCTGCGCATCACTCGGTTTTGCAATGTTCTCGTAACCATCACTTTAATACAATTACAACCTGCCCCATCTGCTTCTTAGCCATTAATTTTAGtgagcaggatgaacgccaaggCTTTTATTAATAATAGAAGCcaataaaaatgctgctttcttgcTCCTCCAGTGACTGCCCGGTCCCCCAGAGATTCAAGAAAAATCCTTCATTTTCAGGATTTGCCCTCAAGTCATGGGTGTTAGGAGGCccatgatttgggggggggggggtgttttccTCAAACAGGGTCTTTGTTTAAATTCGGTGGGGGCCTCAGACCAGAAAAATCTAAGCTACAAGCATAAAAACCCAGCAGTGCATAACAATTTTCACTGGATttattctttctcttccccccgcccGTTCCTGCCCAATgccaaaaagaaatatttttattttgttcacgTCGAGCCAGCATCAGATTAAAGCCTCCATCTCTGGTGTTTCTGAGATAATCTGATCAGGGAGGTTTTTGTACTGAACTGGTTTTTAATTCTAGCTTTCCTGAAAGATGTTTAAAGACAAGTGAAATCTAGTGCAAATAAAAATCACTCTCTCTTTATTCAGAGAAACACTgtcattttaggtttcagagtaatagccatgttagtctgtatttgcaaaaagaaaaggagtacttgtggcaccttagagactaaccaatttatttgagcataagctttcgtgagctacagctcacttcatcggatgcatactgtggaaagtgtagaagatctttttatatactcACAAAGcatgagagtggggtgggaggaggtattttttcatgctttgtgtgtatataaaaagatcttctacactttccacagtatgcatccgatgaagtgagctgtagctcacgaaagcttatgctcaaataaattggttagtctctaaggtgccataagtactccttttctttttactgtcatTTTAGTGCTTGTTCTTTAAATTGGTTGTATTTAAGTGTTAAGTGCAAAATGTTGATAGGGAATGTTTCGGAGAATTGAATTGTATCTGACACTTTAAAAGCAGAAAGGCGCTGAGATCACGGGGGCTAACTAATACTGGAAAGTTCGTAGTGACTAAAGTCAGTGCAGTGAGTTTGGTGGGTCTTAGTCCAGTACTCTGGAGATGTGGCCACAACACATGTTGTCTCACACAACCACAGTGAGCCAGAGAAAGCAAATCTGTCTCTCCATATGGGAAGTGTTTATACTGAGGAAGTGGTACTTCTGCCTTGAGGATAAAATGGAGGCTTAACAAACTAGCAGTCTGGAAACCAGCATTAAGTTCAAACCCCAGTCATTATTGAGAGGAGAGATGATAAAAAGAACTAACCTATAGAGTGAGTTATAGAGGTCTCACTAGTTAGTGTCCCAGCTGTGGTCATGAATGTGCCTGACCTCTTTGCCTTGTTTCACCCACTCAAGTGATTCCAAGCAAACCATTAATGGTTTCTcatgtctctttctttcttccttttagaTCAATCATGATGCTTTGGTCCACACACCCTGAAGAAGACTCTGCTACCAAAGTCTTTATTTCCAGCTAAATATACCTGGCTGTAACAGCTGCCATGGAAACGTGCTGTACAGAGGATGCCGTTGGAACCAGCTCTCCATCTGTCATCTGCAGGCAAGTTGAGGGAGGAGACCAGAAGCAGGAGGAGAGCAGAGTAGGTGACCGGCTGCCTGAATGGAGCGATGCTTCTGTTGCGGCTGTGGAGCAGGCACCCCCTGGCAAGCTGAAGAAAACTGCCTTCAAGCtctttggggggaagaggagcatATGCACCCTGCCAAGCTTctttggaggaaaaaataaaggcCAAGGGAAGGGAGCCTCCAAAAAGGGTCTCAGTAAAAGTAAGACGCACGATGGGATCAGCGACGTTGGGTATGAGGATGGGAAAGGGAGGTTGCAGTTGGACAGCCCCTTGAATGGAGGGATGGACTCGCATCCTCGCCAGCTGCCAAGCTCTCAGAGCGCTCACTTGGCAACAGACGCCAGCATCAAATTTGAGTTTGgcaggcaggagagctctcccctggGGAGTGCCGAGGGCTTTGAGAAAAAGCCCAATGGAGACAAATCGTTGTCCTTCCCTAGACCCAAAAAAGGGCTGAAGGGGCTTTTCAACAGCATCCGGCGCCACAGAAAGAACAAAGCTGCTGAGTCTGAGAAAGTGGAGTGGGCCGCTGATTGCGGGGATGGAGAGCAAGCCAAGAAGACTCAAGGGGCGGGGGCTGAAACGCAGCGAGCCTCTGAGGAGGAGAGTCCAGGAGGCACCCCTTTCCCCGCACCATGCACAGGGAGCTTGGATGGTAACTGCTCACTGAACACAACGACCAACCTTGGAGAAAACACCGACTGGCTCGTGGCTGCTCAAAGTAGCTCGGAAGGAGATGCAGCAATGGTGCCTGTGGGCAAAGACAATATTCTAGATGTGAAATTGGACGCAGAGACTATTGTCTGTGCCGGCTCACCCTGTGATGGCCTCCCTGAAGCACACCATCCTGACTACCCAGACAATGACCCCCCTTCAGTACACTCTGGAGACCAGCTCAGCTTGATCTTTGGAGATGTTACTTCCCTTAAAAGTTTTGATTCCCTCACTGGGTGTGGAGACATAATTGCTGAGCCAGACATCGACAGTATTGCTGAGAGCACGATTTCCATAGAGCGCAGTAGAGATGCTGCCAAGAGAAGCTCATGCCTTGTCACTtaccagggaggaggggaggagatggcCACGCCGGAGGAGATAGAGGAGTACCTCCAGCAGCTGTGGGAGGGCACCACCGAGGTGGACAGCCGCTACGAAACCAAGCTGCCTCAGCCCATAAACAGTCCCAAGCTGCTGGGAGTGAATAGCAAGCTGGAGACTTGCGGCTTGCATGAGGAGGTGGCCCATCTGTACGCTGGAGGTGTGATGGATGATGTAGAGCTCTTAACGCCGCCCAGTGACCAGCAAGAATCTGCTCCCAATAGCGATGAGGGTTATTATGACTCTACCACACCGGGGCCAGAGGATGAACTTGGGGAAATCAAGAAGGACCGTCTCCCAAGAGACAGTTACAGTGGTGATGCACTTTATGAGTTTTATGAGCCCGATGACACCCTGATGAGCCCCTCTCTCGGGGACGAATCCTTATTTGAGAGCAAAGCATCTCATCCAGAGATCTTCAGCCATTTCTTAGACTTTGCTGTCCCTGCCGAAAAGAACCTTATTCAGATGATGGGGCAGAGCAGTGGAGTGATGGAGACTGAGGAAGAGAGGCTGGCTGCTATTCAGAAACAGCTGCTGTATTGGGAGCTTCAGAGGGAACCAGTTGCAAAACAGCTGGACGTCCCCAGCAAAGAGAAATGTCCCAGAGACAAGCAATACATTGAATGTAATACTAGAGCAGCCAAATTGATTGGCAAAAATCAGAGTTGCCTTGGTAGTGAGCAAGTTGCTTCTCCAGTTTTGAGCAGAAATGTAGATGCTGGGATTTCAGTGTCTGGACTGGAAAATCCTGAGTGGAGGGACTTTCAAGGGACACTGTGTCCAGAAAAGTATTACAATGGCCAAAAAGCCCAAGGAAGTTGCCTTATTCAGCTCATGAAAAACAACTCTGTGTTTGATTCTGATTTGGATCATGCAGTGTTTGGGGAACTACGTAGCTTAGTCCCAGCCAAAACTGTGACTGTGACCTATCCCAGCTACAGAACACATGACCCCGATAGCTGTTTGCAAAATGAACACCACAGCAGAATGGAAAACTGCCTCAGGGAACCCCAGACAGAAAGTGAATGTGAACCCGAGCAGGCTGTTAACTTCTCTCAGGCGCTGGTTGAGTTCACTAGCAGCGGCACTCTCTTCTCCAGCCTCTCTGAAAGCCTTGGTAGCTCTGATTCAGGTTCTTCCTTCACTCAGAACCTTTCTGTCCTTCCAACCATGGTCACTTTTGACATAGTGGATGTGGAGCAGGAAGGCGAGGGAGAATGTGAGCAGCATCTGGAGATGAACGCTGACGAGGACATTGCTGCATCCTTTGAGGCCTTTGATGACAGCTATGTGCAAAAGGAGTCCTTTGCCGAATGTGATGAACGAATGTTCCTGGGGTATCCCCAAGACTCTTTCCAGAGCTGTAACTGGGGTGTTGGCAGCCTTCCCCGTCATTTGCGCCTGCATGGCTTGAacccctccctgccagcaccGCTCTCTATCAACAGAAGAAGCAGGTCACTTGACACAGAGAGCTTGGAGTTGGAGCTTGCAGATATGCCTCTCTCCAAGAATGGCCTTAAGCCTTGTCAGCTCTGGTCTAAATGGGACAGTGGCAAGAAGGACTCTGTCCCCAGGGTGAGCAGAAGCAAGGAGAGCATTCAGCTGTCTCCTTCCGAAGGAGGAGAAGCTGATGGGGTACTTACCTGGCCAGGGTTGCAGCATGTGGAGTACAAAGCCGAGCTTTCCTCAGGGGGAGAGAAACCGTGGAGCTGTACTCTGACTGCAAGGGCTGCCGTTGTCAAAGGCAGCTGGGATACATCTGAGCAGTCAGAAGTGGATTCCCCTTACATGTCCCTTGGATGGAGCAATGCCAGGGAGACTCCGGACAGGATGCCCCAGGATACTGGGGCCAGTAATCTAATGCTTCAGACGCCTAGACATGTGGTCAGACCATCCAATTTACCTCTGCAGACTGATACAAGAGAGGCCCAAGAGGTGTCTAGCTCCTACAGGTATCCTAGAGAAAATATGGCCAAAAAACTGGCTTGCGTGCTATCTTTGGGAGAAAAAGGGGCTGACTTACCTCAGAGCTTCGCTTTCACGCAGTCCCCTGATAAATCAGCAAAGTGCAAACTTGCTGGCATTACACAAGGAACGTTCCAGTTTCACGATGGCACTGAGACCTTAAAACCCTCAGATTGCTTTGCTGAACGTTATGGAAGCTCCAGTACAGACCTGCTGAAAGGGGGACTCGTACATGGGAACACGCTGCCCGTTAGCTGTCAAAGCACTACAGTGAATGTAATGGTAGCCAAATAGCTAAtactggaggggtggggggggggcagccaagGGTTAACTttcagggaggggtggggtggcggGAGAGGGAAGATATACTTCAGTGTGTGGTTTTCATTTAGAATTGGTCCAACAAAGATTAACTCTTCTTTCTTGCAGTTGCAGCTGGGTGCAGTATGTAGTCACTCACAATGCTGCTGATGTTCTGCACTGCTGTGGGTGCTCTGTTGTGGTTTTGTGTAGGCCACCTCCTAGCGTAGACTAATGCTTGAGGCACCAGTGTTTGTCAGTGTGAACCACCACTCTGTTGACTATAATAAACTGTGCAGAGTGAGTATCAATACATAGTGCAGTTGCTGTTGGAATAAAATCTCCTGGAAATAGACTCCCTGTTCAGGCTAGTTTTCTGCTGATCTATTTAAAGGAACACCATCAACTGCCAAAAATCATAACTCTGAATGTTTTTAACACAAAATGGCTGTAGCTGTACCATAAGAGGGATGATAGATAAATATCTTCCCAATGTGTTTGATTTGTGAATTTGGCAACACTTGATACATACTCAGATTTGTGGTTTCATGTGTGTGGTCATTTCCCCCCATTTATGTGGAACTTTCACACCGTGACAtgggaaaaaacaggaaaaagtgGATGTAAAACTACAGATTGGCAGGGGACTTGAGACAGGTGCAGTACCTGAAACTATTTAACAATTAGAGCAATATTCAAAAGGAATGAAAGCTTTTTGTTACTATTTACTTTCTGTGAAGCTTCTTTTTGACAAATTTTGGAATGTTTTCTCCACTTTCTCTCATCACCGCACCTTCCCACTGGAGAAGTGAGAGAGAGTATGGCATATGCATATCATGTTTCTCCCCACCAAAGCAAAAATCATTCAAAAAGGGAAACATTTCAAACCAAACCAAGAACTTTCCTGTAGgttttcattttggtcaaaaagATGTTTTCCGTTGTGTGTAGCAGTGGGAAGGGAGCTTTCTAACCAGCTCTGTTTTTAATTCACTTTATTTACACcccctctccaaaaaaaaaaaaaaaaaaaaaaagcaacctgcatgttgatggtgtccctttaagaATAGAATGTCAACAATACCCTTATTTCTTTGGAGTGATCAAACTTCATGGTATATCATGTTCagatgaaatatttttcttatgtgctttgccccagctccctaagaCATGGGACATGATTAATATCTTTTATGTAAGCTAAATTGGATCACACCTGTAGCTGTTAAGTTGCAGATGTTGATACGTTTCTTCAAAAGGAAGTTTTGtgttttggatttttattttctttgcataAATTCATACGAGGAAAGTATTCTGTTAATTGGAATACAGGATGTAATGCAGCCTAAATTAGGCTTCACAATTTCTTTCTCCCATCTGGAGGAAACAGCTGGACATAGTGCCACCCTTTTGCTCCCACACCTTGCAGGGGAGATGGAGGAAGTAGCAAGCTGCGGAGATGCACTTTACTCTTGAGAGAGGGCTGTTTGCATTGACAAAGCTCTTGAAAGCACCTGTTTCGGGCTATTGGAGCAGAGCACATGTCTTCACCCAAGGAAACTCCTTTGTCCTTGTCAGTCTTAAATACATGATTTCAGTCTCTTATATAGATCTTTTCCTCTTAACTGGGTCTTGCTgagtctctccatgcctcagtcaAGGTTTATATTCTTGGACTTAATCTGGTTCCTGGTGGACTACAGTGCACTAAAAAAATTGCCCTttcctggttttttgtttgtttgtttgtttgtgatgcAGAGAGACTTTCtcaatggtttaaaaataaaattgcaaaattTTAAACTAGAAATATCAGGTCCTCCTCTTTCTGCCTCCTTTTGGCAAAATCTGTGGAAGATCTAAACAGTGATGTCCCACATGTATCTTTTTCTCACATACTCTCCCCAGCTAATACTGATTCTGAAATGTGCATAAATTCCAGTCATATCAGATAACCAGGCTACAACTCTTATCCCATAACCCAATTACAAATATGTTTccaatttgtagtgtagactggaGCTTAATGGTTTTGTATACCCAGGCTGAAAGACCCATCTATAATACACTTTTGGAGTCATGTTCCGAAGTGGATTAGCAAACATCTGAATTGTAACCAGGTTTCTCCACTGTCACTGTATTTACAGTGTTGCCAAGGTATGAAATGCTGATGCCTCCAGCAAAGAAAGAGAAGCGGGGCTCTGATACTTCAGTGGAAAAGAGAATATAAGATACTGTCTTTATACATTCACATAGAGCAGCAAAGGGCAAAAACATGCTTGCTTTTTGTTTGgcaattcactttaaaaaaaaaaaaaaggaactcaAGATCAAGAACATCCATTTCTGGATTAACACTCCTTTCCTCAGTATTATTGCATTGGTAACACTGTGCGAATGTTACCACGTAGGGCACGTTGTGCTACATTCTTCTCCCTTGCAATCATGCAACCCTCTAGAGGGGTGTAGGAAGGATTGCATagaacaaattctgctcttagttacagtGAAACCCCGCCATCAGTAATTGAGAGTTTATTCATCATTGCACTGAATTTCTGATCTTGGTGTGTCAGTCTGACTTAATCCTATGAAAAGCCTAAGAGATAGCGGACAAAAAGAGCCCTGTTGGCTTCAAACTCACTGGCAGAACCTCCTTTCCTGATTCAGGAATAAATCCCTATTTAGCATGAGCttaagtccctttgacttcagtggggcataAGTATATGTTTAAGTACTGTCCTAAATGAAGGTCTAGGTGCACTAATCATCAAAATCTCTACTAGGACTTACTAGATCTGGCTGAGTCCAGATCCCAACTTCGTAACTCAGATCTGTTTCTACCTACTGCCattcagaaacaaaatgtttccagcGTGATCCAAGACATTACTCCACAGAAAAGTATTTGTAACATTCACTCTCTCTTGCTCTGAGCAAGTCTCTTACgctaaatttttgtttttgttctgagtATGTCACCAAAGACCTCTTGTGGgtgtggatttttgttttgtgctttttgtttttaaatggtgcaGCCTTTGCCAAAGTTTTGGTGAAGCATAAATGTGACAGTGCTAAAAAGAATGTTCACTTACGAATGCATGTCTCTAATAATAAGCATTTTGGCTGTAGGTACGTGATGGGAAGACCTGTTGTAAACTGTTTCTATAAACTAATGTGAAGGCAATACAGCTAGGACTTGATAATCTGACTTTATACCAAaggtttttcttccatttttttcatAAATTCTTAATTTGATTTGAACTCCAACAGAGAAAATTGataaaattatatatttctaAGGCATTTTAGTGCTAATTTGCTGCGTTATTGGAGTATTCTGCCCCATTAAGAAATAAGAATTTTCAATATtctaattaaatttttaaaatacaactgGGAAGGGGACATAATACTATGAGGTTTAATCTACAATGCTCCTAAAACTCCTGTCTATTGAGGGGAAAATAGGACCAGTCCTCCATGGTGATAAAACTTCTGGTagaaataatcttttaaaaaaattggactataactttttaatttaaaaaagctgATGGTTTGAAATGACAAAAAGTAACTTCTTAAGTGCTTATTAATAAAACCAAAAGTTTCAGAAGCTCACTTCAAGTTCCAGCTTATTTTGAGCTTTGTGGTAGGGAAAGGAATTAAATTGACAATGGAATTGCAAGTTCTTACTTCAGCAGAGATCTCGGGGAACCCACTACAACTTCTCCAGTCACGTGTCACTAATTTCATTCAGCTCCAGAGCATATGGTATGGGTAAGGTCACTGGTCTTTCTCCTGCCCCGTTATTTTAAGGGGAGCCTTCCTAACCTCATGGTAGAAACACCAGCTGTTTCAATTACAAAccttatttctctcccccctcccacccagtggCCCCCCAAAAATAGATCTTTACAAAAATGGGGCAGATTAAGGATGGAGAGTTATCCTTAACTTCTAATTTCCTAGCTTGTCAGTTGATTACTAAGCATGCATAgtag
Coding sequences within:
- the AMER1 gene encoding APC membrane recruitment protein 1 isoform X4 encodes the protein METCCTEDAVGTSSPSVICRQVEGGDQKQEESRVGDRLPEWSDASVAAVEQAPPGKLKKTAFKLFGGKRSICTLPSFFGGKNKGQGKGASKKGLSKSKTHDGISDVGYEDGKGRLQLDSPLNGGMDSHPRQLPSSQSAHLATDASIKFEFGRQESSPLGSAEGFEKKPNGDKSLSFPRPKKGLKGLFNSIRRHRKNKAAESEKVEWAADCGDGEQAKKTQGAGAETQRASEEESPGGTPFPAPCTGSLDGNCSLNTTTNLGENTDWLVAAQSSSEGDAAMVPVGKDNILDVKLDAETIVCAGSPCDGLPEAHHPDYPDNDPPSVHSGDQLSLIFGDVTSLKSFDSLTGCGDIIAEPDIDSIAESTISIERSRDAAKRSSCLVTYQGGGEEMATPEEIEEYLQQLWEGTTEVDSRYETKLPQPINSPKLLGVNSKLETCGLHEEVAHLYAGGVMDDVELLTPPSDQQESAPNSDEGYYDSTTPGPEDELGEIKKDRLPRDSYSGDALYEFYEPDDTLMSPSLGDESLFESKASHPEIFSHFLDFAVPAEKNLIQMMGQSSGVMETEEERLAAIQKQLLYWELQREPVAKQLDVPSKEKCPRDKQYIECNTRAAKLIGKNQSCLGSEQVASPVLSRNVDAGISVSGLENPEWRDFQGTLCPEKYYNGQKAQGSCLIQLMKNNSVFDSDLDHAVFGELRSLVPAKTVTVTYPSYRTHDPDSCLQNEHHSRMENCLREPQTESECEPEQAVNFSQALVEFTSSGTLFSSLSESLGSSDSGSSFTQNLSVLPTMVTFDIVDVEQEGEGECEQHLEMNADEDIAASFEAFDDSYVQKESFAECDERMFLGYPQDSFQSCNWGVGSLPRHLRLHGLNPSLPAPLSINRRSRSLDTESLELELADMPLSKNGLKPCQLWSKWDSGKKDSVPRVSRSKESIQLSPSEGGEADGVLTWPGLQHVEYKAELSSGGEKPWSCTLTARAAVVKGSWDTSEQSEVDSPYMSLGWSNARETPDRMPQDTGASNLMLQTPRHVVRPSNLPLQTDTREAQEVSSSYRYPRENMAKKLACVLSLGEKGADLPQSFAFTQSPDKSAKCKLAGITQGTFQFHDGTETLKPSDCFAERYGSSSTDLLKGGLVHGNTLPVSCQSTTVNAQNKSERATDELH
- the AMER1 gene encoding APC membrane recruitment protein 1 isoform X1 — encoded protein: METCCTEDAVGTSSPSVICRQVEGGDQKQEESRVGDRLPEWSDASVAAVEQAPPGKLKKTAFKLFGGKRSICTLPSFFGGKNKGQGKGASKKGLSKSKTHDGISDVGYEDGKGRLQLDSPLNGGMDSHPRQLPSSQSAHLATDASIKFEFGRQESSPLGSAEGFEKKPNGDKSLSFPRPKKGLKGLFNSIRRHRKNKAAESEKVEWAADCGDGEQAKKTQGAGAETQRASEEESPGGTPFPAPCTGSLDGNCSLNTTTNLGENTDWLVAAQSSSEGDAAMVPVGKDNILDVKLDAETIVCAGSPCDGLPEAHHPDYPDNDPPSVHSGDQLSLIFGDVTSLKSFDSLTGCGDIIAEPDIDSIAESTISIERSRDAAKRSSCLVTYQGGGEEMATPEEIEEYLQQLWEGTTEVDSRYETKLPQPINSPKLLGVNSKLETCGLHEEVAHLYAGGVMDDVELLTPPSDQQESAPNSDEGYYDSTTPGPEDELGEIKKDRLPRDSYSGDALYEFYEPDDTLMSPSLGDESLFESKASHPEIFSHFLDFAVPAEKNLIQMMGQSSGVMETEEERLAAIQKQLLYWELQREPVAKQLDVPSKEKCPRDKQYIECNTRAAKLIGKNQSCLGSEQVASPVLSRNVDAGISVSGLENPEWRDFQGTLCPEKYYNGQKAQGSCLIQLMKNNSVFDSDLDHAVFGELRSLVPAKTVTVTYPSYRTHDPDSCLQNEHHSRMENCLREPQTESECEPEQAVNFSQALVEFTSSGTLFSSLSESLGSSDSGSSFTQNLSVLPTMVTFDIVDVEQEGEGECEQHLEMNADEDIAASFEAFDDSYVQKESFAECDERMFLGYPQDSFQSCNWGVGSLPRHLRLHGLNPSLPAPLSINRRSRSLDTESLELELADMPLSKNGLKPCQLWSKWDSGKKDSVPRVSRSKESIQLSPSEGGEADGVLTWPGLQHVEYKAELSSGGEKPWSCTLTARAAVVKGSWDTSEQSEVDSPYMSLGWSNARETPDRMPQDTGASNLMLQTPRHVVRPSNLPLQTDTREAQEVSSSYRYPRENMAKKLACVLSLGEKGADLPQSFAFTQSPDKSAKCKLAGITQGTFQFHDGTETLKPSDCFAERYGSSSTDLLKGGLVHGNTLPVSCQSTTVNVQGGKDTNLFWNHILKAIIQGRISTSKENASSFRHRIRVREPQMNSIKGLFLAEAGSCSHLCVLRLPSL